The proteins below are encoded in one region of Mangifera indica cultivar Alphonso chromosome 7, CATAS_Mindica_2.1, whole genome shotgun sequence:
- the LOC123220755 gene encoding protein YIPF1 homolog — MMSGGYTSIDNEKLSGSVPSVPDQSQVTIKFSESNLQTFAPSVAQGKISGASGPPRDADDTFSKSGSGAGSGSDESQPSGWLRPFLIATYKPYFDIDTADVLDRIKDSLFPFRDNFNEKTAANPDLYGPFWICTTLIFVAASIGTFVTYIAHKLKNKEWEYDINLVTWTAGLFYGFVTIVPLGLYVILKYFSAPSGLVPLFCLYGYSLFVFIPALCLSIVPLEIFRWVVAGVAGFMSAAFVAINLRAHIKSAGERWFLIVAAIFLLQLALSVVLKMYLFTVTV; from the exons ATGATGTCCGGAGGATATACAAGTATTGATAACGAGAAGCTCTCTGGATCTGTTCCG TCGGTTCCAGATCAGAGCCAAGTTACCATCAAGTTCTCTg AGTCAAATCTACAGACATTTGCTCCATCTGTTGCTCAGGGAAAGATTTCTGGTGCTTCTGGTCCACCTCGTGATGCTGATG ATACGTTTTCAAAATCTGGTTCTGGTGCTGGCTCTGGCTCTGATGAATCCCAGCCTAGTGGTTGGTTACGGCCATTCTTAATTGCCACTTACAAGCCATACTTTGATATTGACACGGCAGATGTTTTAGACAGGATTAAGGACTCACTTTTTCCCTTCAGAGATAACTTTAACGAAAAAACAGCTGCTAACCCTGACTT GTATGGGCCATTCTGGATTTGCACCACCCTTATTTTCGTAGCAGCTTCTATCGGCACTTTTGTGACATACATAGCACACAAGCTGAAGAATAAAGAATGGGAGTATGACATCAATCTAGTGACTTGGACTGCTGGTTTGTTCTACGGCTTTGTCACTATCGTTCCTCTTGGGCTATATGTTATCCTTAAATACTTCTCAGCGCCATCAGGCCTTGTTCCACTGTTTTGTCTTTATGGATATTCACTATTTGTCTTTATTCCTGCACTG TGTCTCTCCATTGTGCCCTTGGAGATCTTCAGATGGGTGGTTGCAGGTGTGGCTGGTTTTATGTCGGCAGCTTTTGTGGCAATTAACCTCCGAGCTCACATTAAGTCTGCGGGAGAAAGATGGTTCTTGATTGTAGCTGCGATCTTCCTATTGCAGTTGGCTCTTTCTGTCGTATTAAAGATGTATTTGTTCACCGTCACAGTATGA
- the LOC123220754 gene encoding peroxisomal adenine nucleotide carrier 1-like: MGVDLESLSEATSGAVGSLLSTTILYPLDTCKTKYQAEVKAHGQQKYRNLSDVFWEAISTGQLASLYQGVETKNLQSFISQFIYFYGYSYFKRLYLEKSGSKSIGTKANLIIAAAAGACTAIVTQPLDTASSRMQTSAFGKSKGLLKTLSEGTWSDAYDGLGISLLLTSNPAIQYTVFDQLKRRLLKAEQKGSSPQALSAFMAFALGALSKSIATVITYPAIRCKVMIQAADSTDDRTEKTQQRSRKTLAAIIYSIWKREGPLGFFKGLQAQILKTVLNSALLLMIKEKISAATWVIILATRRYLFLSRGRLKSA; encoded by the exons ATGGGAGTTGATCTTGAATCTTTGTCGGAGGCAACTTCGGGTGCCGTAGGATCACTGTTGAGCACGACGATCTTGTACCCGCTTGACACGTGTAAGACCAAGTACCAGGCCGAGGTCAAAGCTCACGGCCAGCAAAAATACAG GAACCTCTCAGATGTTTTCTGGGAAGCAATATCTACTGGTCAGCTCGCTTCCTTATACCAGGGGGTAGAGACAAAAAACCTTCAGTCATTTATATCACAGTTCATCTACTTCTATGGCTACAGCTATTTCAAAAGGTTATATCTGGAAAAGAGTGGTTCCAAATCAATTGGGACAAAAGCAAACTTGATCATTGCCGCTGCTGCCGGGGCTTGCACTGCCATTGTGACTCAG CCCTTGGATACAGCCTCCTCAAGGATGCAGACTAGTGCCTTTGGAAAATCCAAAGGGCTTTTAAAGACACTTTCAGAAGGTACTTGGAGTGATGCATATGATGGCCTAGGCATCTCTCTTTTGCTAACCTCAAATCCTGCCATTCAG TATACTGTATTTGATCAGCTGAAACGACGACTCTTGAAGGCAGAACAGAAGGGTTCATCTCCACAGGCCCTCTCTGCCTTCATGGCATTTGCACTAGGTGCTCTTTCAAAGAGCATTGCTACTGTTATAACGTATCCTGCAATCAG GTGTAAGGTAATGATTCAAGCTGCAGACTCAACCGATGATAGGACTGAGAAAACTCAGCAAAGATCCCGCAAAACATTGGCTGCAATCATTTACTCTATCTGGAAAAGAGAAGGACCTCTGGGCTTCTTCAAGGGATTGCAGGCCCAGATCTTGAAGACTGTGCTGAACTCGGCTTTGCTTCTGATGATCAAGGAGAAAATCAGTGCTGCCACCTGGGTTATTATACTCGCAACCAGAAGGTATCTCTTTCTGAGCAGGGGTAGATTGAAAAGTGCTTGA
- the LOC123220466 gene encoding pentatricopeptide repeat-containing protein At3g05340, giving the protein MKSKWIFHQLNSRHPSLSSLFSPLKPKTISQHSHSKHLLNHVEISHLLSFSARKGYFFMGPSLLASVIKSPQFVDTQDHYKVRYVTVIWNSLLSLFAKCGSITDAVKLFDEMPVRDTVSWNIIISGFLRKGDFDTGLGYFKRLLELGFDRLDKASFTTILSACHIHESSFVTKMIHSLVVLSRYEQEVTVGNALITSYFKCGSCGLGRQVFGKMGERNVITWTAVISGLVQNQLYDESLKLFMVMRCGLVNPNSLTYLSSLMACSGLQALREGQQIHGILWKLGIQSDLRIESALMDMYSKCGSMEDAWRVFESAEELDEVSMTVILVGFAQNKFEDEAIQFFVKLVKAGVEIDPNMVSAVLGVFGVDTSLGLGKQIHSMTVKRGFTFNPFISNGLINMYYKCGDLKESVKVFSRMPKKNSTSWNTMIAAFARHGNGHRAIDLYEEMKLEGVEPTDVTFLSLLHACSHGGLVEKGMEFFNSMTEVYRISPRTEHYACVVDMLGRAGLLNEAKSFIEGLPVKPDLLVWQALLGACSIHGDYEMGKYAADQLFLAAPDSPAPYILLANIYSSKGKWKERARTIRRMKEMGVDKETGISWIEIENAVHSFVVDDRSHPKAETIYEVLAELFRHMIDEGYQPDKMKSS; this is encoded by the coding sequence ATGAAATCCAAATGGATCTTTCACCAACTAAACTCCCGTCACCCTTCTTtgtcttctcttttttctccccTCAAACCCAAAACAATATCACAACACTCACATTCAAAACACCTCCTCAACCATGTAGAAATCAGCCACCTATTATCTTTTTCCGCAAGAAAGGGCTATTTTTTTATGGGTCCTTCTCTTCTAGCCTCCGTTATCAAAAGCCCGCAGTTTGTTGACACCCAAGACCATTATAAAGTCCGTTATGTTACGGTTATTTGGAACTCTCTTTTGTCTTTATTCGCAAAATGTGGTTCAATAACTGATGCCGTTaagttgtttgatgaaatgccgGTGAGAGATACAGTGTCGTGGAATATAATTATATCTGGGTTTCTGAGAAAAGGGGACTTTGATACTGGTTTAGGGTACTTTAAGAGATTGCTTGAATTGGGTTTTGATCGGTTAGATAAAGCCAGTTTTACTACAATTTTATCTGCTTGCCATATACATGAATCTAGTTTTGTCACTAAAATGATACATAGTTTAGTTGTTTTAAGTCGGTATGAACAAGAAGTAACAGTCGGCAATGCTTTGATTACTTCATATTTTAAATGTGGGAGTTGTGGTTTGGGGAGGCAGGTTTTTGGTAAAATGGGTGAAAGGAATGTTATTACTTGGACTGCTGTTATTTCTGGTCTTGTGCAAAATCAGTTGTATGATGAGAGTTTGAAGTTGTTCATGGTAATGCGTTGTGGATTGGTTAATCCGAATTCTTTGACATACTTGAGCTCACTGATGGCATGTTCAGGTTTGCAAGCATTAAGGGAAGGGCAACAAATCCATGGAATTCTGTGGAAGTTGGGGATTCAGTCGGATCTGCGCATTGAGAGTGCACTGATGGACATGTACTCAAAATGTGGAAGTATGGAAGATGCTTGGCGAGTTTTTGAGTCAGCTGAGGAACTTGATGAGGTTTCCATGACTGTAATTCTTGTGGGGTTTGCACAAAATAAGTTTGAGGATGAAGCAATCCAATTTTTTGTGAAATTGGTTAAGGCTGGAGTTGAGATTGATCCAAATATGGTTTCAGCTGTTCTTGGTGTATTTGGTGTGGATACTTCTTTGGGTCTCGGTAAGCAAATTCACTCCATGACAGTTAAAAGAGGCTTCACCTTTAATCCCTTCATAAGCAATGGGCTCATCAACATGTACTATAAGTGTGGAGATTTGAAGGAGTCAGTCAAAGTTTTCAGTCGAATGCCTAAGAAGAATTCAACCTCATGGAACACCATGATTGCAGCTTTTGCTCGTCATGGAAATGGTCATAGAGCAATAGATTTGTATGAAGAGATGAAACTGGAAGGTGTCGAACCAACAgatgttacatttctttctTTGCTTCATGCTTGTAGCCATGGTGGCCTAGTCGAAAAGGGCATGGAATTCTTCAATTCAATGACTGAAGTTTACAGAATCAGTCCCAGGACAGAGCATTACGCTTGTGTGGTTGACATGTTGGGTCGGGCAGGACTTCTAAACGAAGCTAAAAGCTTTATCGAAGGATTGCCTGTGAAGCCTGATTTACTGGTTTGGCAAGCCTTACTTGGTGCTTGCAGCATTCACGGTGATTATGAAATGGGAAAATATGCTGCTGATCAGTTGTTTCTGGCTGCACCCGACAGCCCAGCACCGTACATTTTACTAGCGAATATATATTCATCCAAAGGTAAATGGAAAGAACGAGCAAGAACTATAAGAAGAATGAAGGAAATGGGGGTGGATAAAGAAACAGGTATTAGTTGGATTGAGATAGAAAATGCAGTCCATAGCTTTGTTGTTGATGACAGAAGTCATCCAAAGGCTGAGACCATTTATGAAGTTTTGGCAGAGTTGTTTAGACACATGATTGATGAGGGTTATCAACCTGACAAGATGAAAAGTAGCTAA